Proteins encoded by one window of Pseudomonas tructae:
- a CDS encoding type IV pilus secretin PilQ, with amino-acid sequence MGKGAVIAVLLWGCLSAGAVAGKQLYGGEPLSLNFQDVEVRTVLQVLADLSGFNLVASDAVQGTVTLRLEDVPWDQALDLVLRSKGLEQRKDGNVLLVAPLAEMAGAVPSRRALIPIHHARAADIAELFHTLMAHDAGGASHGSLSVDERTNTLVASQSPERLEELRRLIGELDVPVRQVMIEARIVEANVDFEKALGVRWGGAVQLGKGLSLGSGDTFVDLGVDRAAASIGVGLVRNNVLLDLELSAMEKTGNGEIISQPKVVTADKETARILKGTEVPYQETSGSGATSVTFREASLSLEVTPQITPDNRVIMAVKVTKDEPDYLNALEHVPAIRKNEVNAKVSIEDGQTIVIGGVYSTVQSKVVDKVPFFGDVPYVGRLFRRDVLQEKKSELLVFLTPRIMSDQAIAVSR; translated from the coding sequence ATGGGCAAGGGAGCTGTCATTGCAGTGTTGTTGTGGGGTTGTCTGTCTGCAGGTGCTGTTGCCGGCAAGCAGTTGTACGGTGGCGAGCCGTTGTCGTTGAACTTTCAGGATGTCGAAGTGCGCACAGTGCTGCAGGTGCTGGCGGACCTTTCCGGCTTCAACCTGGTGGCCAGTGACGCGGTGCAGGGCACCGTGACCCTGCGCCTGGAGGATGTGCCCTGGGATCAGGCCCTGGATCTGGTGCTGCGCAGCAAGGGTCTGGAGCAGCGCAAGGACGGTAATGTGTTGCTGGTCGCACCGCTTGCCGAAATGGCTGGAGCAGTACCGTCGCGGCGTGCACTGATTCCGATCCATCACGCCAGGGCCGCTGATATTGCCGAGCTCTTTCATACCCTGATGGCCCACGACGCGGGTGGGGCCAGCCATGGCTCGCTGAGTGTCGACGAGCGCACCAATACACTGGTCGCCAGCCAGTCGCCGGAACGTTTGGAAGAGCTGCGCAGGCTGATCGGTGAGCTGGATGTGCCGGTGCGTCAGGTCATGATCGAGGCGCGCATCGTTGAGGCCAATGTCGATTTCGAGAAGGCCCTGGGGGTACGCTGGGGTGGGGCGGTGCAGTTGGGCAAGGGACTGAGCCTGGGCAGTGGCGATACCTTCGTCGACCTCGGAGTCGATCGGGCGGCGGCCAGCATCGGCGTGGGCCTGGTGCGCAACAACGTGCTGCTCGATCTGGAGCTCAGTGCCATGGAAAAGACCGGCAATGGCGAGATTATCTCCCAGCCCAAGGTGGTCACCGCCGACAAGGAAACCGCACGGATCCTCAAGGGTACCGAGGTGCCTTACCAGGAAACCAGTGGTAGCGGTGCCACATCCGTGACGTTCCGCGAAGCATCGCTGTCTCTGGAAGTCACTCCGCAAATCACGCCGGACAACCGGGTGATCATGGCGGTTAAGGTGACCAAGGATGAGCCGGACTATCTCAATGCCCTGGAGCATGTGCCGGCGATCCGCAAGAACGAGGTCAATGCCAAGGTGAGCATTGAAGATGGACAGACCATCGTTATCGGCGGCGTGTACTCGACGGTGCAAAGTAAAGTTGTCGACAAGGTGCCATTTTTCGGCGATGTGCCGTATGTTGGGCGGCTGTTTCGTCGCGATGTTCTACAAGAGAAAAAATCCGAGCTGCTGGTCTTCCTGACTCCGCGTATCATGAGTGACCAGGCGATTGCTGTGAGTCGTTGA
- the aroK gene encoding shikimate kinase AroK: MRNLILVGPMGAGKSTIGRLLAKELRLPFKDSDKEIELRTGANIPWIFDKEGEPGFRDREQAMIAELCAFDGLVLATGGGAVMRDANRQALYAGGRVVYLHASVEQQVGRTSRDRNRPLLRTANPEATLRALLEVRDPLYREIADLVVETDERPPRMVVLDILERLQKLPPR, from the coding sequence GTGCGAAATTTGATACTTGTGGGGCCCATGGGTGCAGGCAAAAGCACCATCGGCCGCCTGCTGGCCAAAGAGCTGCGCCTGCCGTTCAAGGATTCCGACAAGGAAATTGAATTGCGCACGGGCGCCAATATCCCGTGGATCTTCGATAAGGAAGGCGAGCCGGGCTTTCGTGACCGCGAGCAGGCGATGATCGCCGAGCTGTGCGCGTTCGATGGCTTGGTTTTGGCTACCGGTGGCGGCGCGGTGATGCGCGATGCCAATCGCCAGGCTTTGTATGCCGGCGGGCGCGTGGTGTACCTGCACGCCTCGGTCGAGCAGCAGGTCGGGCGAACCTCGCGCGACCGCAACCGGCCGCTGCTGCGCACGGCCAATCCGGAGGCGACCTTGCGGGCGCTGCTGGAGGTTCGTGACCCGCTGTACCGTGAGATTGCCGATCTGGTGGTGGAAACCGACGAACGGCCACCGCGGATGGTGGTGCT